One genomic segment of Arcobacter porcinus includes these proteins:
- a CDS encoding type II secretion system protein, producing MKNMKRAFSLIEIIFVIVILGIIVSFAAPKLMDTKDSALVSTLKRDITTTINAVQSYYLLNQKINSLEDVLTIGTTNWDIEKLSMKDKNSCLRLDVINSLNGIKLELIVDPIKDLPICKKLRESGVESKTYDVY from the coding sequence ATGAAAAATATGAAAAGAGCTTTCTCTTTGATTGAAATAATATTTGTAATTGTGATTTTAGGAATTATAGTCTCATTTGCTGCTCCAAAACTTATGGATACTAAAGATAGTGCTTTGGTATCAACTTTAAAAAGAGATATAACTACAACTATTAATGCTGTTCAAAGCTACTATTTATTAAATCAAAAGATTAATAGTCTTGAAGATGTTTTAACAATTGGCACAACAAATTGGGATATTGAAAAACTTTCAATGAAAGATAAAAACTCTTGTCTTAGATTAGATGTAATAAATAGTCTAAATGGTATAAAACTAGAACTAATAGTTGATCCAATAAAAGATTTGCCTATATGTAAGAAACTTCGTGAAAGTGGAGTTGAGTCAAAAACTTATGATGTATATTAA
- a CDS encoding TonB-dependent receptor domain-containing protein, translating into MKVKIAIGLAAVLLAGVNINANETTKLDDVKVVTSASGFEQNISDAAASISVITAEEIEKKSFTDVTDVLKNVPGVYVNGGGSNQSISIRGMSSDYTLYLIDGRPMQDNQAFSPNGSHAGNPINFLPPLEAIERIEVIRGPASALYGSNAMGGVINIITKKHQDKVTANISVEYLKADKSNRVNNDSRNTTMYVSVPMIKDRLSVELTAGLLDTDESDYAVGGALKAGSDPDYKRQNLGTKLIFTPNSNNTITAGYNYKVQERTSNPGKSLVSTGKQSYQKSINYDYFLNHEAKYDKYLINSYLNYEKSENPTRKNANTGNGIEMDTITLNSQGTYFFDTNSLTIGANYKKENLEDGATNAITVGGIRDDSITKMQRYQFALFAEDTWNTSEDLAITLSGRYDYNEDFGSNLSPKAYAVYSLTDSLNLKCGITTGYKAPSLRQAAPDFAGISGGGGPAVAMVGNPDLKPEKSLNYEMGFAYDNSDLGLAGSLIVFQTDYKNKVQTRDGVNPDGTKQTVYKGETYAGGVKFYENVDKAEIRGIELTTDYNILENLKYRHSYTYTNSEQKTGMNKGKTLNNISKHMFNAGLDWDLTSKFLLWTQVNYRGETAGSWNRNNTILTKTPSYTFVDVGAVYKYDKNLSFNVGMYNVGNKNVLEDGNTNVLDGRKYSFAMNMKF; encoded by the coding sequence ATGAAAGTAAAAATAGCAATAGGTCTTGCTGCCGTACTATTAGCAGGAGTTAATATTAATGCAAATGAAACTACAAAATTAGATGATGTAAAAGTTGTAACATCAGCTTCTGGATTTGAACAAAATATATCAGATGCAGCTGCATCTATTTCAGTTATAACAGCAGAAGAGATAGAAAAAAAATCTTTTACAGATGTGACAGATGTTTTAAAAAATGTACCAGGTGTTTATGTAAATGGTGGAGGAAGTAATCAATCAATTTCTATTAGAGGTATGAGCTCAGATTATACTTTATATTTAATTGATGGAAGACCAATGCAAGATAATCAAGCATTTTCTCCAAATGGAAGTCATGCAGGTAACCCAATAAATTTTTTACCCCCATTGGAAGCTATTGAAAGAATTGAAGTAATAAGAGGACCTGCATCTGCACTTTATGGAAGTAATGCAATGGGTGGAGTAATTAATATTATTACAAAAAAACATCAAGATAAAGTTACTGCAAATATTAGTGTTGAGTATCTTAAAGCAGATAAATCAAATAGAGTGAATAATGATTCTAGAAATACTACTATGTATGTAAGTGTTCCTATGATAAAAGATAGATTATCAGTAGAACTTACTGCTGGGCTATTAGATACAGATGAGAGTGATTATGCAGTTGGAGGGGCTTTAAAAGCTGGATCGGATCCAGATTATAAAAGACAAAATTTAGGAACTAAACTTATATTTACACCTAATAGTAACAATACAATAACTGCTGGATATAACTATAAAGTTCAAGAAAGGACTTCAAATCCAGGTAAAAGTTTAGTTTCAACTGGAAAACAATCTTATCAAAAATCTATAAATTATGATTATTTTTTAAATCATGAAGCAAAATATGATAAATATTTAATTAATTCATATTTAAATTATGAGAAATCAGAAAATCCAACAAGAAAAAATGCTAATACTGGAAATGGTATTGAGATGGATACTATTACTTTAAATTCTCAAGGAACATATTTCTTTGATACAAACTCTTTAACAATTGGTGCAAACTATAAAAAAGAGAATCTTGAAGATGGTGCTACAAATGCAATTACTGTTGGTGGAATAAGAGATGACTCTATTACAAAAATGCAAAGATACCAATTTGCACTTTTTGCAGAAGATACTTGGAATACAAGTGAAGATTTAGCAATAACTTTAAGTGGAAGATATGATTATAATGAAGATTTTGGAAGTAATCTTTCTCCAAAAGCTTATGCTGTATATAGTCTAACAGATAGTTTAAATTTAAAATGTGGAATTACAACTGGATACAAAGCTCCTAGTTTAAGACAAGCAGCACCAGATTTTGCTGGAATTTCTGGAGGAGGTGGACCAGCTGTTGCTATGGTTGGTAATCCTGATTTAAAACCTGAAAAAAGTTTAAACTATGAGATGGGATTTGCTTATGATAATTCTGATTTAGGATTAGCAGGAAGTTTAATTGTTTTTCAAACAGACTATAAGAATAAAGTTCAAACTAGAGATGGTGTAAATCCAGATGGAACTAAACAAACAGTTTATAAAGGAGAAACTTATGCAGGTGGAGTTAAGTTTTATGAGAATGTTGATAAAGCTGAAATAAGAGGTATTGAGCTAACAACAGATTATAATATTTTAGAAAATTTAAAATATAGACACTCTTATACATATACAAATAGTGAACAAAAAACAGGTATGAATAAAGGAAAAACTTTAAATAATATTTCAAAACATATGTTTAATGCAGGATTAGATTGGGATCTTACAAGTAAGTTTTTATTATGGACTCAAGTAAATTATAGAGGAGAAACAGCAGGTAGTTGGAATAGAAATAATACTATTTTAACTAAAACACCTTCATATACTTTTGTTGATGTAGGAGCAGTTTATAAATATGATAAAAATTTAAGTTTTAATGTTGGAATGTACAATGTAGGTAATAAAAATGTATTAGAAGATGGAAATACAAATGTTTTAGATGGAAGAAAATATAGCTTTGCTATGAATATGAAATTCTAA
- a CDS encoding PepSY-associated TM helix domain-containing protein produces MHKSIWFQIHWFLGFIFGVLLLIIGVSGAVLSYEKEILQAINKDTYFVKAKDNQVRLNEPEILKLFQKSNPEAKINNIYFSSKEDSSIRLNIVKEGERKGANIYLNPYTAEVLPEIVGKDFFMFFFTLHRWLAFDGDYRTIGKNAVAIGTIVAILLTIGGIIVYWPRVKSNFLKSFTFSFKHKKRAFLSTMHSAIGMWVVPFFLLLCLTGLYWSYDWYRSAMFSVMQVEQTKRVPLTKEQQAEQKALQAQGINYENIEKVVNIFKENVSRDYKNAGLRVVPSTEGTYTITYLYEDAYHYRETNSMEINPLNQEIVEETKYDDKKLNEKMMSSMLPLHSGEFFGWFGQLAMFVSSALMALFVITGYMLYYDRWKKKKAKAQKLKSQN; encoded by the coding sequence ATGCATAAGTCAATTTGGTTTCAAATACATTGGTTTTTAGGTTTTATTTTTGGTGTACTTCTTTTAATAATTGGAGTTAGTGGAGCTGTATTATCTTATGAAAAAGAGATTTTACAAGCAATAAATAAAGATACATATTTTGTAAAAGCTAAAGATAATCAAGTAAGATTAAATGAACCAGAGATATTAAAACTTTTTCAAAAGAGTAATCCAGAAGCAAAAATAAATAATATATATTTTTCTAGTAAAGAAGATAGTTCAATTAGATTAAATATTGTAAAAGAGGGTGAAAGAAAAGGTGCAAATATCTATTTGAATCCTTATACAGCTGAGGTTTTACCAGAAATTGTAGGAAAAGATTTTTTTATGTTTTTCTTTACTCTTCATAGATGGTTGGCATTTGATGGAGATTATAGAACAATTGGTAAGAATGCTGTTGCAATTGGAACAATAGTTGCAATATTATTAACAATTGGTGGAATAATAGTTTATTGGCCAAGAGTAAAAAGTAATTTCTTAAAAAGCTTTACTTTTAGTTTTAAACATAAGAAAAGAGCATTTTTATCAACAATGCATAGTGCTATTGGGATGTGGGTTGTACCATTTTTCTTACTTCTATGTTTAACAGGATTATATTGGTCATATGATTGGTATAGAAGTGCAATGTTTAGTGTAATGCAAGTTGAACAAACAAAAAGAGTTCCTCTTACAAAAGAGCAACAAGCAGAACAAAAAGCTCTACAAGCACAAGGAATTAACTATGAAAATATAGAAAAAGTAGTTAATATATTTAAAGAAAATGTTTCAAGAGATTATAAAAATGCAGGATTAAGAGTTGTACCAAGTACAGAAGGAACATACACAATAACTTATTTATATGAAGATGCTTATCATTATAGAGAGACAAATAGTATGGAGATTAATCCTCTTAATCAAGAGATAGTAGAAGAGACAAAATATGATGATAAAAAACTAAATGAAAAGATGATGAGCAGTATGTTGCCTCTTCATAGTGGAGAGTTTTTTGGTTGGTTTGGACAATTAGCTATGTTTGTATCTTCTGCTTTGATGGCACTATTTGTAATAACTGGATATATGCTTTACTATGATAGATGGAAAAAGAAAAAAGCAAAAGCTCAAAAACTAAAATCACAAAACTAA
- a CDS encoding MFS transporter: protein MTQTQNRAIWILIISSSLILAITMGVRQSLGLFISPINSSKYLDIVSISLALAIGQLVWGVAQPIFGAIADKKGSFGVLIFGALIMSLGLIITPFIESEFSLILSLGILVAAGAGAGSFSILIGATAKNLPSNKRSFAGGFINAGGSFGQFVFAPLAQYIINFFGWVYAMFVLAISTLFTIPLAKILTKKELVEEKIVENSDTKLKEQLKIALKDRSYIYLYIGFFTCGFHVAFLVTHLPYEVAMCGLSANVSAYSLALIGFFNIFGSLYAGYLGTKYKMKYILALIYFSRALMIVIYILSPKTELTFYIFSIAIGFTWLATVPPTAGIVGKLFGTKYLATLFGLTLLSHQIGGFFGAYLGGVFVDSYGSFLWMWYIDIALALLAAIINLPIKEDKI from the coding sequence ATGACACAGACTCAAAACCGAGCAATTTGGATTTTAATAATATCATCATCTCTTATTCTTGCTATTACAATGGGAGTTAGACAATCTTTAGGACTTTTCATATCTCCTATAAATTCATCAAAATATTTAGATATTGTATCTATTAGTTTAGCTTTAGCTATTGGGCAGTTGGTTTGGGGAGTTGCTCAACCAATATTTGGAGCAATTGCTGATAAAAAAGGTTCTTTTGGAGTTTTGATTTTTGGAGCTTTAATTATGAGTTTAGGACTTATAATAACACCATTTATAGAATCAGAATTTTCATTGATATTAAGCTTAGGAATCTTAGTTGCAGCAGGAGCAGGGGCTGGAAGTTTTTCAATACTTATTGGTGCAACAGCAAAAAATCTACCTAGCAATAAACGCTCATTTGCAGGTGGATTTATAAATGCAGGTGGCTCTTTTGGACAATTTGTCTTTGCACCTTTAGCACAATATATAATAAATTTTTTTGGTTGGGTTTATGCAATGTTTGTTTTAGCTATTAGTACGCTTTTTACTATTCCATTAGCAAAAATATTAACAAAAAAAGAGCTAGTTGAAGAAAAAATTGTAGAAAATAGTGATACTAAATTAAAAGAGCAGTTAAAAATTGCTTTAAAAGATAGAAGTTATATATATTTATATATAGGATTTTTTACTTGTGGATTTCATGTTGCTTTTTTAGTAACACATTTACCATATGAAGTTGCGATGTGTGGACTTAGTGCAAATGTGTCTGCTTATTCTTTAGCATTAATAGGTTTTTTTAATATATTTGGTAGTTTATATGCAGGATATTTAGGAACAAAATATAAAATGAAATATATCTTGGCTTTAATATATTTCTCAAGAGCTTTAATGATAGTTATATATATTTTATCTCCTAAAACAGAGCTTACTTTTTATATATTTTCAATTGCTATTGGTTTTACATGGCTAGCAACTGTTCCTCCAACAGCTGGAATTGTAGGAAAACTTTTCGGAACAAAATATTTAGCTACTCTTTTTGGATTAACTCTTTTATCTCATCAAATTGGTGGTTTTTTTGGTGCATATTTAGGAGGAGTTTTTGTAGATAGTTATGGTAGTTTTTTATGGATGTGGTATATTGATATAGCCTTAGCTTTACTTGCTGCTATTATAAATCTTCCTATAAAAGAAGATAAGATATAG
- the kcuS gene encoding KCU-star family selenoprotein: MFKHIKNLYEKSEKFFHPLVGLSSYEKYLEHMKRTHPDKEVLSRGDFFKESLDRRYNSGGFKKCC; this comes from the coding sequence ATGTTTAAACATATCAAAAATTTATATGAAAAATCTGAAAAGTTTTTTCATCCCCTTGTGGGACTATCTAGTTATGAGAAATATCTTGAGCATATGAAAAGAACTCATCCAGACAAAGAGGTTCTAAGTAGAGGAGATTTCTTTAAAGAGAGCCTAGATAGAAGATATAACAGTGGTGGTTTTAAAAAGTGCTGTTAA
- a CDS encoding carbon starvation CstA family protein, which produces MNKLLWIAIAILGALCFGYLALQQGETVSAMYLVVAAVCIYMIAYRFYGRFVAYKVLGLDKNRATPAQINDDGRDFVPTNRSVLFGHHFAAIAGAGPLVGPILAAQMGYLPSMLWILVGGVFAGAVHDFVVLFISSRRNGKSLGEIIKDELGSFVGGITMFAIFGIMLIIIAILAMVVVKALAVSPWGLFTIAMTIPIAIFMGIYMRFIRPGKVGEASVIGFILLIFSIHYGSVIAADPVWAARFTFDAVTLSFIMMAYGFIAAILPVWFLLAPRDYLSTFLKIGVIVLMAIAIVIVAPEIQMPKMNSQYFDGSGPVFAGAIFPFLFITIACGAISGFHALISSGTTPKMLENETHALPVGYGSMLMESAVAIMALICATILHPGLYFAINSPAAFIGTDIVQVAQTISSWGFSVSPEEIIGLTKNIGEETILSRTGGAPTFAIGVALVLHELFGGIDMMGFWYHFAILFEALFILTAVDAGTRACRFMVQDILGNVYKPLGNTNNYLAGIIATFLSVAGWGYFLYQGAIDPRGGIYSLWPLFGVSNQMLAGMALLLATAILFKMGKAKYTWVTLIPAVFVLTATLYGGILKVLPYKEGDRVHNAVSHVATAQIQSQNIEKLEAKLLITTDKLEREKIESSISIASQIKSSNIVNAILAIFFMFATSLVIIATIGICIGRVKIPLKESPYIKLDSLNKA; this is translated from the coding sequence ATGAATAAACTCTTATGGATTGCAATTGCAATCTTAGGTGCTCTTTGTTTTGGGTATTTAGCCCTTCAACAAGGTGAAACTGTTTCAGCTATGTATTTAGTTGTAGCTGCTGTTTGTATCTATATGATTGCATATAGATTCTATGGAAGATTTGTTGCTTATAAAGTTTTAGGTCTTGACAAAAATAGAGCAACACCTGCTCAGATAAATGATGATGGAAGAGATTTTGTTCCAACAAATAGATCTGTTTTATTTGGTCATCACTTTGCTGCAATTGCTGGAGCTGGTCCTTTAGTTGGTCCAATTTTAGCTGCTCAAATGGGTTATTTGCCTTCAATGCTTTGGATTCTTGTAGGTGGAGTTTTTGCTGGGGCGGTTCATGATTTTGTAGTTTTATTCATATCTTCAAGAAGAAATGGTAAATCATTAGGTGAAATTATCAAAGATGAATTAGGTTCATTTGTTGGTGGAATAACTATGTTTGCTATTTTTGGAATTATGTTAATAATTATTGCAATTTTAGCGATGGTTGTTGTAAAAGCACTTGCTGTTTCTCCATGGGGATTATTTACAATCGCTATGACTATTCCAATAGCTATTTTTATGGGTATTTATATGAGATTTATAAGACCTGGTAAAGTAGGAGAAGCTTCAGTTATAGGATTTATTTTACTGATTTTTTCTATTCACTATGGAAGTGTTATTGCAGCTGATCCAGTTTGGGCAGCTAGATTTACTTTTGATGCTGTGACTTTATCTTTTATTATGATGGCTTATGGTTTTATTGCTGCAATTTTACCTGTTTGGTTTTTACTTGCACCAAGAGATTACTTATCAACTTTCTTAAAAATTGGTGTTATAGTTCTTATGGCTATTGCAATTGTAATTGTTGCACCTGAAATTCAAATGCCAAAAATGAACTCTCAATATTTTGATGGTTCAGGTCCAGTATTTGCAGGAGCTATTTTCCCATTTTTATTTATTACTATTGCTTGTGGAGCTATTAGCGGATTCCATGCTCTAATTTCAAGTGGTACAACTCCAAAAATGTTAGAAAATGAAACTCATGCTTTACCTGTTGGATATGGTTCAATGCTAATGGAAAGTGCAGTTGCTATTATGGCTTTAATTTGTGCAACAATTTTACATCCTGGATTATATTTTGCAATAAACTCACCAGCTGCATTTATAGGAACTGATATTGTTCAAGTTGCTCAAACTATTTCTAGCTGGGGATTCTCTGTAAGTCCTGAAGAGATTATTGGTCTAACAAAAAATATTGGTGAAGAGACAATTTTATCAAGAACAGGAGGAGCTCCTACATTTGCTATTGGAGTTGCACTTGTACTTCACGAATTATTTGGTGGAATTGATATGATGGGATTCTGGTACCATTTTGCTATTTTATTTGAAGCATTGTTTATTCTAACTGCTGTTGATGCAGGAACAAGAGCTTGTAGATTTATGGTTCAAGATATTTTAGGAAATGTTTATAAACCTTTAGGAAACACAAATAACTATTTAGCTGGTATAATTGCAACTTTTTTAAGTGTTGCTGGATGGGGTTATTTCTTATATCAAGGAGCTATTGATCCAAGAGGTGGAATTTATTCACTTTGGCCACTATTTGGAGTAAGTAACCAAATGTTAGCTGGAATGGCTCTTTTACTTGCAACTGCAATACTATTTAAAATGGGAAAAGCAAAATATACTTGGGTTACACTTATTCCAGCTGTTTTTGTTTTAACTGCAACACTTTATGGTGGAATTTTAAAAGTTCTTCCTTATAAAGAAGGAGATAGAGTTCATAATGCTGTAAGTCACGTAGCTACTGCTCAAATTCAATCACAAAATATTGAAAAGCTTGAAGCTAAACTACTAATTACTACAGATAAATTAGAAAGAGAGAAAATTGAATCTAGTATAAGTATTGCTAGTCAAATTAAATCTTCAAATATAGTAAATGCTATTTTGGCTATTTTCTTTATGTTTGCGACTTCTTTAGTAATTATTGCAACAATTGGTATTTGTATAGGAAGAGTAAAAATTCCTTTAAAAGAGTCACCTTATATAAAGCTTGATAGTTTAAATAAGGCTTGA
- the ychF gene encoding redox-regulated ATPase YchF — MGLGVGIVGLPNVGKSTTFNALTKAQNAEAQNYPFCTIEPNKAIVPVPDVRLDELAKIVNPDKIQHSTIDFVDIAGLVRGASKGEGLGNQFLSNIREVEVILHMVRCFEDGNITHVEGDVNPLRDIEIIETELIYADISQLEKKIERLKKQAKGSKEAASQLVIAEELYSHIGELQPVKTFEKIEDEAFVSLDKELRFLSNKDVIYGANVDEDTLSSGTNKYVEMVKEHASNVDADVIVLCAKIEEELVGLSDEEANEFLNELGVKESGLEQIIQKAFDKLGLQSYFTAGKVEVRAWTIKKNTKAPQAAAVIHNDFEKGFIKAEVISYEDFIKYGGETKCKDAGKLRLEGKEYIVQNGDVMHFRFNV, encoded by the coding sequence ATGGGATTAGGTGTAGGAATAGTAGGACTTCCAAATGTAGGAAAAAGTACAACTTTTAATGCTTTAACAAAAGCACAGAATGCAGAGGCTCAGAATTACCCATTTTGTACTATTGAACCAAATAAAGCAATAGTTCCAGTTCCAGATGTAAGACTTGATGAGTTAGCAAAAATTGTTAATCCAGACAAAATCCAACATTCAACAATTGATTTTGTTGATATTGCTGGACTTGTTCGAGGAGCTAGTAAAGGTGAAGGTTTAGGAAACCAATTTTTATCAAATATTAGAGAAGTAGAAGTTATTTTACACATGGTAAGATGTTTTGAAGATGGAAATATTACGCACGTAGAAGGAGATGTAAATCCTTTAAGAGATATTGAGATTATAGAAACAGAGCTTATTTATGCAGATATTTCTCAATTAGAAAAAAAGATAGAAAGACTTAAGAAACAAGCAAAAGGTAGTAAAGAAGCAGCTTCTCAGTTAGTTATTGCTGAAGAGTTATATTCTCATATAGGAGAATTACAACCTGTTAAAACATTTGAAAAAATTGAAGATGAAGCTTTTGTTAGTTTAGATAAAGAGCTTAGATTTTTATCAAATAAAGATGTAATCTATGGAGCAAATGTAGATGAAGATACACTTAGCTCTGGTACAAATAAATATGTAGAGATGGTAAAAGAACATGCTTCAAATGTAGATGCAGATGTTATAGTTCTTTGTGCAAAAATAGAAGAAGAATTAGTTGGACTTTCAGATGAAGAAGCAAATGAGTTTTTAAATGAATTGGGAGTTAAAGAATCAGGTTTAGAGCAAATTATTCAAAAAGCATTTGATAAGCTTGGACTTCAAAGTTATTTTACAGCTGGAAAAGTAGAAGTTAGAGCTTGGACAATCAAGAAAAACACAAAAGCTCCACAAGCTGCTGCTGTTATTCATAATGATTTTGAAAAAGGATTTATCAAAGCAGAAGTTATATCATATGAAGACTTCATCAAATATGGTGGAGAAACAAAATGCAAAGATGCTGGTAAACTAAGATTGGAAGGAAAAGAATATATAGTGCAAAATGGCGATGTTATGCACTTTAGATTTAATGTATAA
- a CDS encoding HDOD domain-containing protein, whose translation MNLHEILKKIENLSPLPETIVEIEKYKRKEEKEIDELNEIINKDALLVTTILKIANSAMFGFRSRVETPKRAISLLGINFVISVAISTASQKIIISSLSSYGLSNDDFKNSSSLSLALTNLWLNKLDPELRDSLLLATLLQDIGKFIISDVLISNDKAKEFLKKLEDKTKSIEEIEKEFFGFSSSYVTAQIFKHWNLSSNLINSIEFIDNPKSASEDYKKKSMILDVIKTATDIRNPLSKDAVNKAIEKAKEYNLNYKSLEKSIKKLKNRIEK comes from the coding sequence TTGAATTTGCATGAAATATTAAAAAAAATTGAAAATTTATCTCCTTTACCTGAAACTATTGTAGAGATAGAAAAATATAAAAGAAAAGAAGAAAAAGAGATTGATGAGCTAAATGAGATTATCAATAAAGATGCTCTTTTAGTTACAACTATTTTGAAAATAGCAAATTCAGCTATGTTTGGTTTTAGAAGTAGAGTTGAAACACCTAAAAGAGCAATTAGCCTTTTAGGAATAAACTTTGTAATATCAGTTGCAATATCAACAGCTAGTCAAAAAATTATCATATCTAGTTTAAGCTCTTATGGACTTTCAAATGATGATTTTAAAAACTCTTCAAGTCTATCTTTAGCACTCACAAATCTATGGTTAAATAAACTTGATCCTGAATTAAGAGATAGTTTACTTTTAGCAACTTTACTTCAAGACATTGGAAAATTTATAATAAGTGATGTTTTAATCTCAAATGATAAAGCAAAAGAGTTTTTAAAAAAGTTAGAAGATAAAACAAAAAGTATTGAAGAGATTGAAAAAGAGTTTTTTGGTTTTTCAAGCTCTTATGTAACTGCACAAATATTTAAACATTGGAATCTGAGTTCAAATTTAATAAATAGTATAGAATTTATTGATAATCCAAAAAGTGCATCAGAAGATTATAAAAAGAAATCAATGATTTTAGATGTTATAAAAACCGCAACAGATATAAGAAATCCATTGAGTAAAGATGCAGTAAATAAAGCAATAGAAAAAGCAAAAGAGTATAATTTAAATTATAAAAGCTTAGAAAAATCTATAAAAAAATTAAAAAATAGAATAGAAAAATAG
- a CDS encoding IS256 family transposase, protein MKIEIDVEQFAKDIKAGKSIGGANGALGSLIKQLTEAALAAEIDSHLAQDLSNNRKNGYSSKTMKSDHGTFELDVPRDRNGNFEPEIVKKNQTTMTSEIEDKILSLFALGNSYSQIAKHIEDFYCVGFSKATISAVTDKIIPMLNDWKTRPLESVYPFVFLDAIHYKVKEDGKYIAKAFYTVLGVRVDGKKEVLGLYLNESEGAKFWLQVLTDLQNRGVKDILIASVDGLKGFPEAINSVFPNTEVQLCIVHQIRNSIKYVGSINQKQFAQELKSVYQAFTKDEALYELDKLEEKWGKKYPIVFQSWRNKWENLTVYFQYPEDIRRVIYTTNIIESVHRQFRTLTKTKGAFPNDDSLLKLLFMGIKNAQEKWTMPIRNWSLTLSQLAIHFEGRLDDSLNL, encoded by the coding sequence ATGAAAATAGAAATAGATGTAGAGCAATTTGCTAAAGATATAAAAGCTGGTAAAAGTATCGGTGGAGCAAATGGTGCTCTAGGCTCTTTAATCAAACAATTAACAGAAGCTGCACTTGCAGCTGAGATAGATTCACATCTTGCTCAAGATTTGAGTAATAATAGAAAAAATGGATATAGCTCAAAGACTATGAAAAGTGATCATGGAACATTCGAACTAGATGTTCCAAGAGATAGAAATGGTAACTTTGAACCAGAAATTGTAAAGAAAAATCAAACAACCATGACAAGTGAAATTGAAGATAAAATATTATCTTTGTTTGCACTAGGTAATAGCTATTCACAAATAGCAAAACATATAGAGGATTTTTATTGTGTAGGCTTCTCAAAAGCTACAATAAGTGCTGTAACAGATAAAATAATACCAATGCTTAATGATTGGAAAACAAGACCTCTAGAATCAGTATATCCATTTGTGTTTCTTGATGCAATTCATTATAAAGTAAAAGAAGATGGGAAATATATCGCTAAAGCTTTTTATACAGTTTTAGGAGTTAGAGTTGATGGTAAAAAAGAGGTATTAGGACTTTACTTGAATGAAAGTGAAGGAGCAAAGTTCTGGTTACAAGTTTTAACTGATTTACAAAATAGAGGTGTTAAAGATATTCTTATTGCTTCTGTTGATGGTTTAAAAGGATTTCCAGAAGCTATAAATTCTGTATTTCCAAATACCGAAGTACAACTTTGTATAGTTCATCAAATTAGGAATTCAATTAAATATGTTGGATCTATAAACCAAAAACAATTTGCACAAGAGTTAAAATCTGTATATCAAGCTTTTACAAAAGATGAAGCATTATATGAACTTGATAAACTTGAAGAAAAATGGGGTAAAAAATACCCTATAGTATTTCAATCCTGGAGAAATAAATGGGAAAATTTAACAGTTTATTTCCAATATCCTGAAGATATAAGAAGAGTAATTTATACTACAAATATTATTGAATCAGTACATAGACAATTTAGAACTTTAACTAAGACTAAGGGGGCTTTTCCAAATGATGATAGCTTACTAAAACTACTATTTATGGGTATAAAAAATGCTCAAGAAAAATGGACAATGCCAATTAGAAATTGGAGTTTAACTTTGTCTCAACTAGCCATCCACTTTGAAGGACGGCTTGATGATAGTTTAAATTTATGA